Proteins encoded by one window of uncultured Draconibacterium sp.:
- a CDS encoding TonB-dependent receptor: protein MKKNWLSDSLDPGIITKIFRAMRLTIILLLGIIFTANANDSYSQAKRMDVQLQNSTITAAFDYIEHNSEFIFLYKDEDLDLNKPVNIDVENANIEEILAELLQGSDLTYNIYDRQVIIRKTDGLILDGLQDQKTVTGVVTDQTGVPMPGVTIVVPGTTIGTITNDDGSFTLAIPDDTQELQVSFVGMVTQLVSIEGKTTVAISMEEEKIGLDEVVVVGYGTQISRQVTGSVQQMDADELEDLPVAQVTQKLQGKMAGVQINQASGTPGEGMKVRIRGQASINSGNDPLYVVDGFPIVGDISNINPDEIENISVLKDAASTSLYGSRAANGVILITTKSGKAGQSTINFNAYYGFQEVPQKGRPEMMNATEFATWLKERYEDVGDTPPDYLQNPSQYGKGTDWYDFMLQKAPIQNYNLTLTSSNDKVRATGVLGYFKQEGVMKKSDYERFSFRLNSEFQVIEPLKIGINIAPTYSIRNTPNSDGAFYTGGILYNAMLTNPMVSPVNEDGTIPLRAAFPGIGFGSFPNPYRALVDITNETKDLRLLANAFAEFTPIEGLTLKSSVNVDMGSTYFLNFQPTTTSLQFWVAPPRSSQSTRHNTTYATYLNENLATYSKQFGDHSISALAGFTIQQYNYNREQIVAQEFSDDRIMAVQTAASILTGAGNTSTNIQDWSLISYLARVNYNYQGKYLITAAIRRDGSSRFGENNRWGNFPSVSAGWVISDEGFMADMEKLSFMKLRASYGVVGNNNVGNYTQYSNVSITNNVVFNGAQHGGAAITGIQNKDLGWETTKQIDVGIDVALFDNRLSFTYDYYTKRTTDLLYNVDVPQESGFSNISANLGEFKFWGHEITLASKNLVGDLKWDTDFNISFNRNEAVSLIPGVDRLYAGGAYGTITMPGEPIGQFYGMDWIGVYENQADFDNSPVASRSGVGTIKFRDVNGDGVITNGGDDDDRTIIGNPTPDFIYGLTNTFSYKNFDLSVLCSGSYGNDVYVVLDQGAANLDGVFNVYKDVVNRWRSPENPGEGRYGGSYLGASTGDERDWGSDRFVEDGSYFAIKNITLGYNLPVDKVKFLKSVRLYGSIQQVAVFTSYRGVNPEVTNTNGGSTNTSALQLGFDWGSYPVPRTYTFGVNIGF from the coding sequence ATGAAAAAAAATTGGTTAAGCGATTCCCTTGACCCGGGGATCATCACGAAAATCTTTAGAGCTATGCGCCTAACTATTATTCTACTGCTCGGAATCATTTTTACGGCAAATGCCAATGATTCCTATTCTCAGGCTAAACGAATGGATGTTCAATTGCAAAACAGTACCATTACTGCTGCATTCGACTACATTGAACATAACAGCGAATTCATCTTTTTATATAAAGACGAAGACCTGGATTTGAACAAACCTGTAAATATTGACGTGGAAAATGCTAATATTGAAGAGATTTTAGCAGAATTACTTCAAGGTAGCGACCTAACGTACAATATTTACGACCGACAGGTTATTATTCGAAAAACGGATGGGCTAATTCTTGATGGCCTGCAAGACCAAAAAACCGTTACAGGTGTAGTAACCGACCAGACCGGAGTGCCAATGCCGGGAGTAACTATTGTTGTACCAGGTACAACAATAGGTACTATTACTAACGATGACGGTTCTTTTACATTAGCAATTCCTGATGATACACAGGAACTACAAGTTTCTTTCGTTGGTATGGTAACCCAACTTGTTTCTATTGAAGGTAAAACAACTGTTGCTATTTCCATGGAAGAAGAAAAAATTGGACTTGACGAAGTTGTTGTTGTTGGTTACGGAACCCAGATATCAAGACAAGTAACTGGTTCTGTTCAGCAGATGGATGCAGACGAACTGGAAGATCTTCCTGTTGCTCAGGTAACTCAAAAACTTCAAGGTAAAATGGCCGGTGTTCAAATTAACCAGGCTTCAGGTACTCCAGGAGAAGGAATGAAAGTTAGAATTAGAGGGCAAGCTTCTATTAACTCCGGAAATGATCCACTTTATGTTGTTGACGGTTTCCCAATTGTTGGAGATATCAGCAACATTAACCCGGATGAGATTGAAAATATTTCAGTATTGAAAGATGCTGCCTCAACTTCATTATACGGATCCAGGGCTGCTAATGGTGTTATCTTAATCACTACCAAATCAGGTAAAGCAGGTCAGTCAACTATCAATTTTAATGCGTATTACGGATTTCAGGAAGTGCCACAAAAAGGTAGACCTGAAATGATGAACGCGACAGAATTTGCCACCTGGCTAAAAGAAAGATATGAAGACGTAGGAGATACTCCTCCGGATTATCTGCAAAATCCTTCGCAATACGGAAAAGGAACTGATTGGTATGATTTTATGCTACAAAAAGCGCCGATACAAAATTATAACCTGACATTAACAAGCTCCAATGATAAAGTTAGGGCAACCGGAGTTTTAGGTTATTTTAAACAGGAAGGTGTTATGAAGAAATCTGATTATGAACGTTTTTCTTTCAGGTTGAATTCTGAATTCCAGGTAATTGAACCATTGAAAATAGGGATTAATATTGCACCTACCTATTCAATTAGAAATACACCTAACTCGGATGGAGCGTTTTATACAGGTGGTATATTATATAATGCCATGTTGACAAATCCAATGGTTTCGCCTGTAAATGAAGATGGTACAATACCACTTCGTGCCGCATTTCCGGGTATTGGTTTCGGATCATTTCCAAATCCATACAGGGCCTTAGTTGATATTACAAACGAAACCAAAGATTTACGCTTATTGGCGAATGCTTTTGCTGAGTTCACTCCAATTGAGGGATTGACTTTAAAATCATCAGTAAACGTGGATATGGGAAGTACATATTTTCTTAATTTCCAGCCAACTACCACTTCTTTGCAATTTTGGGTAGCACCTCCCAGAAGTTCTCAATCGACAAGGCATAATACAACATATGCTACTTATTTGAATGAAAACCTGGCTACTTACAGTAAACAGTTTGGAGATCATTCTATTTCGGCTCTGGCTGGTTTTACCATTCAGCAATACAACTATAACCGTGAACAAATTGTAGCTCAGGAGTTTTCTGATGACCGCATTATGGCCGTTCAAACTGCTGCAAGTATTTTAACCGGCGCAGGAAACACATCCACCAATATTCAGGACTGGAGTCTTATTTCTTACCTGGCCAGAGTAAACTATAATTATCAGGGTAAATACCTTATTACTGCCGCTATTCGTCGAGATGGTTCATCAAGATTTGGAGAAAACAATCGTTGGGGTAACTTCCCATCTGTTTCTGCGGGTTGGGTAATTTCTGACGAAGGATTCATGGCAGATATGGAGAAGCTTTCATTTATGAAATTGAGAGCCAGTTATGGTGTTGTTGGTAATAATAACGTGGGTAACTATACACAGTATTCTAACGTTTCAATAACAAACAATGTAGTGTTTAACGGTGCCCAACATGGTGGAGCCGCTATTACCGGTATCCAAAATAAAGACCTTGGTTGGGAAACTACAAAACAAATTGATGTTGGTATTGATGTTGCATTATTCGATAACAGACTTTCGTTCACGTATGATTATTATACGAAAAGAACTACCGATCTGCTATATAATGTAGATGTTCCTCAGGAATCGGGTTTCTCAAATATTTCAGCAAACCTTGGAGAATTTAAATTTTGGGGACATGAAATCACCCTTGCTTCTAAAAACTTAGTTGGTGATTTAAAATGGGACACAGACTTTAATATTTCTTTTAACCGAAATGAAGCTGTTTCCTTAATACCTGGAGTAGATCGTTTGTACGCCGGTGGAGCTTACGGAACAATTACAATGCCGGGAGAACCAATTGGTCAGTTTTACGGAATGGACTGGATTGGAGTTTATGAAAATCAGGCTGATTTTGACAATTCTCCAGTTGCCAGCAGATCTGGTGTAGGAACAATTAAATTTCGAGATGTAAATGGTGACGGTGTTATTACAAACGGTGGAGATGATGACGACAGAACGATTATTGGTAATCCAACACCGGACTTTATTTACGGTCTGACCAATACATTCTCATATAAAAACTTCGACTTGTCTGTTTTATGTTCCGGTTCATACGGAAACGATGTTTACGTAGTATTAGACCAGGGAGCAGCTAACCTTGATGGAGTATTTAACGTTTATAAAGACGTTGTGAACAGATGGAGAAGTCCTGAAAATCCAGGTGAAGGAAGATATGGTGGAAGTTATTTAGGTGCATCAACCGGAGACGAACGTGACTGGGGAAGTGACAGATTTGTTGAAGATGGAAGCTACTTCGCAATCAAGAATATAACACTCGGTTATAATCTTCCTGTTGATAAAGTTAAATTCCTAAAGTCAGTAAGATTATATGGAAGTATTCAGCAAGTTGCCGTATTTACCAGCTATAGGGGTGTAAACCCAGAGGTAACCAATACAAATGGTGGTAGTACTAATACAAGTGCATTGCAACTTGGATTCGACTGGGGATCATATCCTGTTCCTAGAACCTATACTTTTGGTGTTAATATCGGTTTTTAA
- a CDS encoding DUF6702 family protein: protein MKINKKLIILVLSLFLGVFSSQAHPFYVSICQVNFNQQNQSLEISVKIFADDLLVALSEEGHDKIYIGEERENIRTDEYIFNYLTDKIRFSVNEKEVQAHFVGKETEKDVVWTYLEINDIAVLNDIEVNCNLLTDVYSDQSNIIQVNKNGKIKNLLLSKRDSSGRLNFD from the coding sequence ATGAAAATAAATAAAAAATTAATTATTCTGGTTCTCTCTCTGTTTTTGGGGGTATTTTCTTCGCAGGCACATCCTTTTTATGTGAGTATTTGCCAGGTTAATTTCAATCAGCAAAACCAATCACTGGAGATTTCAGTAAAGATTTTTGCCGATGATTTATTGGTTGCATTATCAGAAGAGGGCCACGATAAAATATATATTGGCGAAGAGAGGGAAAATATTCGTACTGATGAATACATATTCAATTATTTAACCGATAAAATTCGCTTTAGCGTAAATGAAAAAGAAGTGCAGGCGCATTTTGTTGGTAAAGAAACGGAAAAGGACGTGGTTTGGACTTACCTTGAAATTAACGATATTGCAGTACTGAATGATATTGAGGTAAACTGCAACTTGCTAACCGATGTATATAGCGATCAGAGCAACATTATTCAGGTGAATAAAAACGGTAAAATAAAAAACTTGTTATTGAGCAAACGTGATAGCAGTGGCCGATTAAATTTTGATTAA
- a CDS encoding M1 family metallopeptidase — MKKLALFITFFVSACAVSLAQENINLNKFRQLKQELATPNVYRTASGAPGHEYWQQKADYKMDIRLDDETQRIYGEEVITYHNQSPDILKYLWLQLDQNMRAKDSDTYKTATSGLNERVSFRQLKRLMYDFDGGFKLDYVQDANGNDLPATINKTMMRVDLPKTLKPGESFTFKVKWWYNINDRLTDGGRSGYEYFKDEDNYIYTIAQFYPRMAVYNEVEGWQHKQFLGTGEFTLPFGDFEVKLTVPADHVVGATGVLQNTKEVLTKEEIDRFEKAKNDENDPVFIVSPEEAEQAEKGKSKDEKTWVFKAENVRDFAFASSRKFIWDAMAVKFGDRTVMAMSYYPKEGNPLWEQYSTRVVAHTVKTYSKFTFDYPYPVAISVHTDRIGMEYPMICFNGGRPESDGTYSKRTKYGMIGVIIHEVGHNFFPMIVNSDERQWTWMDEGLNTFVQFLTEQEWEPNYPSSRAFPSNIVPYMRGDKKFISPVMTNSESVWSLGSNAYAKPSTALNILRETVMGRELFDYAFKEYAQRWMFKHPTPADFFRTMEDASGVDLDWFWRGWFFTTDHCDISMENVKWYQPDTQDPEVEKPLQKKADEEAAISITKVRNEAFADETYRSQNPEAEDFYTTYDQYKVTREDKEEYDKFLRSLSDEEKELLGADLNFYQIDFKNVGGLVMPVILKFEFADGTDEVQYIPAEIWRRNNEEVSKVFMFTKEVKQITLDPYRETADTDLDNNYWPTRKQPTRFELYKSRYGSGNYPGGGRNPMQKAQDK; from the coding sequence ATGAAAAAATTAGCACTTTTTATTACCTTTTTTGTATCTGCCTGTGCCGTTTCGTTGGCACAGGAAAATATTAACCTGAATAAGTTCAGGCAGTTAAAACAAGAATTAGCAACACCAAATGTTTATCGTACGGCATCAGGAGCACCCGGGCACGAGTATTGGCAACAGAAAGCCGATTACAAGATGGACATCAGGTTGGATGATGAAACACAACGTATTTATGGCGAGGAAGTAATCACTTACCATAATCAGTCGCCCGATATATTAAAATATTTATGGCTGCAACTCGACCAGAATATGCGGGCCAAAGATTCGGACACCTATAAAACAGCCACATCAGGATTAAACGAGCGTGTTTCATTTCGTCAGTTAAAACGTTTGATGTACGATTTCGACGGTGGTTTTAAACTGGATTACGTTCAGGATGCCAATGGCAACGATTTGCCGGCAACCATTAACAAAACCATGATGCGTGTTGATTTGCCCAAGACATTAAAGCCGGGAGAATCGTTCACTTTTAAGGTAAAATGGTGGTATAACATTAACGACCGCCTTACCGATGGAGGACGTTCGGGTTACGAATACTTTAAAGACGAAGACAACTACATTTATACCATTGCCCAGTTTTACCCACGTATGGCCGTTTATAACGAAGTGGAAGGCTGGCAGCATAAACAATTTCTGGGAACCGGTGAATTTACGCTCCCGTTTGGCGATTTTGAAGTAAAACTGACAGTGCCTGCCGACCACGTTGTTGGCGCAACCGGCGTACTCCAGAATACAAAAGAGGTACTAACGAAAGAAGAAATTGATCGTTTCGAGAAAGCGAAGAACGACGAAAATGATCCTGTTTTTATCGTTTCGCCCGAAGAAGCTGAACAAGCTGAGAAAGGAAAATCGAAAGACGAAAAAACATGGGTATTTAAAGCCGAGAATGTACGTGACTTTGCATTTGCCAGCTCGCGTAAATTTATCTGGGATGCAATGGCTGTAAAATTTGGCGATCGCACCGTTATGGCCATGTCGTATTACCCAAAAGAAGGTAATCCGTTATGGGAGCAATACTCAACCCGCGTGGTGGCACATACGGTAAAAACCTATTCGAAATTTACATTCGATTACCCTTACCCGGTAGCCATTTCGGTACATACCGACCGTATTGGGATGGAGTACCCAATGATTTGTTTTAACGGTGGACGCCCCGAAAGCGACGGTACATACAGCAAACGCACCAAGTATGGTATGATTGGCGTAATTATTCACGAAGTGGGTCATAATTTCTTCCCGATGATTGTTAACTCCGACGAACGCCAGTGGACCTGGATGGACGAAGGCCTAAATACATTTGTACAGTTTTTAACCGAACAGGAATGGGAACCCAATTACCCATCATCACGGGCATTTCCGAGTAATATTGTGCCTTACATGCGTGGCGATAAAAAATTCATTTCGCCGGTAATGACGAACTCTGAATCGGTTTGGAGCCTTGGAAGTAATGCCTACGCCAAGCCAAGTACGGCACTGAATATTTTGCGCGAAACCGTTATGGGCCGCGAATTGTTCGACTATGCTTTTAAAGAATATGCCCAACGCTGGATGTTTAAACACCCTACCCCTGCCGATTTCTTCCGCACTATGGAAGATGCATCGGGCGTTGACTTAGACTGGTTTTGGCGCGGTTGGTTTTTTACCACCGACCATTGCGATATTTCGATGGAAAACGTAAAATGGTATCAGCCCGACACACAAGATCCTGAGGTTGAAAAACCATTGCAGAAAAAAGCTGATGAAGAAGCCGCTATTTCAATTACCAAAGTGCGTAACGAAGCTTTTGCTGACGAAACATACCGCTCGCAAAATCCGGAAGCTGAAGATTTCTATACTACTTACGACCAGTATAAGGTAACCAGGGAAGACAAAGAGGAATACGACAAGTTTTTGAGAAGCCTGAGCGATGAAGAAAAAGAATTGCTTGGTGCTGATCTGAACTTCTACCAAATCGATTTTAAAAATGTTGGCGGACTGGTAATGCCGGTAATTTTAAAATTTGAGTTTGCCGACGGAACTGATGAAGTTCAGTATATTCCGGCAGAAATTTGGAGAAGGAACAACGAAGAGGTTTCGAAAGTATTTATGTTTACAAAAGAGGTGAAGCAAATTACGCTTGATCCGTACCGCGAAACTGCCGACACCGACCTCGACAATAACTACTGGCCAACGCGTAAACAGCCTACTCGTTTCGAGCTGTACAAATCGAGATACGGGAGTGGTAATTACCCGGGAGGTGGCCGGAACCCTATGCAAAAGGCACAAGATAAATAA
- the xerA gene encoding site-specific tyrosine recombinase/integron integrase — MLWSKQLRSWYVLKKDFDHDRFIQEFKDLADIDDSSLKLNTQAVYTAPLKRDYAYRKNIELPKGYLELLKQKRYSENTIKTYSSYFKDYIHYFESRNLSQIELQDINNYILALIQSANISGSEQNQRINSIKFYYEKVLGRDKQLINIERPRKEKALPDTLSKNEIRLILDNTSNIKHKCMLELIYSAGLRRNEILHMKLKDIDSARMLVKICGGKGRKDRCSLLSKSVLNHLKQYFIAYKPKYWLFEGLNGSQYSSTSITRVLKRSAEKAGIKKRVHLHMLRHSFATHLLEQGTNLRVIQNLLGHESIQTTEIYTHVSNLELTKVVNPIDEIINNI, encoded by the coding sequence GTGTTATGGAGCAAGCAACTGCGAAGCTGGTATGTATTGAAAAAGGATTTCGATCACGATCGGTTTATTCAGGAATTTAAAGATTTAGCTGATATAGACGATTCTTCGTTAAAATTGAACACCCAAGCTGTTTACACCGCCCCGTTAAAACGAGATTACGCTTACCGTAAAAACATCGAGCTCCCGAAAGGGTACCTGGAATTACTTAAACAAAAGCGTTACAGCGAAAATACCATAAAGACTTACTCCTCCTATTTTAAGGATTACATACACTATTTTGAAAGCAGGAATTTATCTCAGATTGAATTACAGGATATAAATAATTATATCCTGGCTTTAATTCAGTCAGCAAATATTTCAGGAAGCGAACAGAATCAGCGTATTAATTCGATTAAATTTTATTATGAAAAGGTTCTGGGAAGAGATAAACAATTGATAAATATTGAACGCCCACGCAAAGAAAAGGCACTGCCCGACACGCTGAGTAAAAACGAAATTCGGTTAATATTGGATAATACATCGAATATAAAACACAAATGTATGCTTGAGTTGATTTACTCAGCAGGATTACGCAGAAACGAGATCTTGCATATGAAGTTAAAGGACATTGACTCGGCAAGAATGTTGGTTAAGATATGTGGAGGCAAAGGTCGCAAGGACAGATGTTCGCTCTTATCAAAAAGTGTATTAAACCATTTGAAGCAGTATTTTATAGCGTATAAACCAAAATATTGGTTGTTTGAAGGCCTGAACGGAAGCCAGTATTCAAGTACGAGTATTACACGGGTTTTAAAGAGATCGGCAGAAAAAGCCGGAATAAAAAAAAGGGTTCATCTGCACATGCTCCGTCACTCGTTTGCAACTCACTTGTTGGAACAGGGTACTAACCTGAGGGTTATTCAAAACTTGCTGGGGCATGAGAGCATTCAAACCACCGAAATATACACCCATGTATCGAATTTAGAGTTAACAAAGGTTGTAAATCCAATTGATGAGATAATAAACAACATATGA
- a CDS encoding transglutaminase-like domain-containing protein — protein MKHKSLSLFVCSLLLSSCTNFFSAINFRPSPKVHEIAFSDDAPNPAYRFFYSDTLNNTYLRTLRQDYALDKLVATAASELDTIKLILGWSSAQWEHNGSNTPSKSDALTILEEAKNGSQFRCVEYGILAVASLNAVAIPACPLSIKTRDVAKVRSGAGHVVTEVYSASFNKWIFIDPQFNVMPLKNGIPLNAVEFQQAIYNKEALTLVNNDGLVDDDVAKSYLKWIGKYLYFFDITFDQRVGEEKKLQTFEGKTKLMLVPASAENPTTFQRSSKINYCIYTHSLADFYRKPSN, from the coding sequence ATGAAACATAAAAGTTTATCCCTTTTCGTATGCAGCTTGTTGTTAAGCAGCTGTACCAACTTTTTTAGTGCCATCAACTTCAGACCGTCGCCAAAAGTGCATGAAATTGCCTTTTCGGATGACGCCCCTAACCCGGCCTACCGATTTTTTTATTCTGACACATTGAACAACACCTACCTGCGCACCCTGAGGCAGGATTATGCGCTGGACAAACTGGTGGCAACTGCAGCCAGCGAATTGGATACCATAAAACTCATCCTCGGCTGGTCGAGTGCACAATGGGAACACAACGGCAGCAATACGCCATCGAAATCGGATGCACTTACCATTTTGGAAGAAGCCAAAAACGGCAGCCAGTTCAGGTGTGTGGAATATGGAATTCTTGCAGTAGCAAGTCTTAATGCGGTGGCTATTCCGGCGTGTCCGCTAAGTATAAAAACCCGCGATGTGGCCAAAGTTCGCTCTGGTGCCGGGCATGTGGTTACCGAAGTTTATTCGGCTTCGTTTAACAAGTGGATCTTTATCGATCCGCAGTTTAACGTAATGCCCCTGAAAAATGGTATTCCGTTAAATGCTGTCGAATTTCAACAGGCCATTTACAACAAAGAAGCACTGACACTGGTAAACAACGACGGCCTTGTAGACGACGATGTTGCCAAGAGCTACCTGAAATGGATCGGGAAATACCTGTACTTTTTCGATATAACTTTCGACCAGCGGGTTGGAGAGGAAAAGAAGCTTCAAACTTTTGAAGGAAAAACCAAACTTATGCTGGTTCCGGCAAGCGCAGAAAACCCGACTACGTTTCAACGCTCATCAAAGATTAACTACTGCATTTACACCCACTCGCTTGCCGATTTTTACCGAAAACCAAGCAATTAA
- a CDS encoding sigma-70 family RNA polymerase sigma factor, with amino-acid sequence MDKRIDTEYWQLVWNKFKSGDKIAFKTIYNEFSDSLFSYGARITSDRELLKDSIQDLFINVYSYGSNLRNPELLEFYLYKTLKRIIVNKLVEKKQFSSIQESPSVFDLKFSIEDQKFGDEEDLTIKVLQKEISDLKPSKRELLFLKFNSNLTYVEIGKLLNLKPNTVKKQVYRILKHLRRKIGAEIAVFFSMCYRT; translated from the coding sequence TTGGATAAACGTATAGATACAGAATACTGGCAATTGGTCTGGAATAAATTTAAGAGTGGCGATAAAATTGCCTTTAAAACCATTTACAACGAATTTAGTGATTCGCTGTTTTCATATGGAGCGAGAATCACTTCTGACCGGGAACTCCTTAAAGATTCAATTCAAGATCTGTTTATTAATGTTTATAGCTATGGTTCAAATCTCAGAAATCCGGAACTTCTCGAATTTTACCTTTATAAAACACTTAAAAGGATTATTGTCAATAAATTAGTAGAAAAAAAACAGTTTTCTTCGATTCAGGAATCTCCTTCAGTATTTGATCTTAAATTTTCGATTGAAGATCAAAAATTTGGTGATGAAGAAGATCTGACAATTAAGGTACTTCAAAAAGAAATTTCAGACCTAAAACCATCAAAACGAGAGTTGTTATTCTTAAAATTCAACAGCAACCTTACCTATGTTGAGATTGGTAAACTTTTAAACCTAAAACCGAATACTGTAAAAAAACAAGTTTATCGAATACTAAAACATTTACGTCGGAAAATTGGTGCTGAAATTGCTGTATTTTTCTCAATGTGTTATAGAACATAA
- a CDS encoding translation initiation factor, with protein MANDWKDRLGVVFSTNPDFNYENEEEQQQETIPANQQDLRVLLDRKKRKGKAVTLVTGFVGSDDDLKELGKRLKSKCGVGGTVKDGEIMIQGDFCKRVIELLKADGYKVKRSGG; from the coding sequence ATGGCGAATGATTGGAAAGATAGATTAGGAGTAGTTTTTTCTACTAATCCAGATTTTAACTACGAAAATGAAGAAGAACAACAACAGGAAACCATACCTGCCAACCAGCAGGATTTGAGGGTTTTGCTGGATAGGAAAAAGCGCAAAGGAAAAGCTGTTACCCTGGTAACCGGATTTGTCGGCTCTGATGACGATTTAAAAGAGCTCGGAAAAAGACTAAAATCGAAATGTGGGGTAGGAGGCACGGTTAAAGATGGAGAAATAATGATTCAGGGCGATTTTTGTAAGCGTGTTATCGAGCTCTTAAAAGCTGATGGTTATAAAGTAAAACGATCGGGCGGCTGA
- a CDS encoding HupE/UreJ family protein, with protein sequence MSLFEMYLKLGFKHIIDIHGYDHIVFVLVLCAGYNLTQFKKVLILITAFTIGHSITLALSTLNVFTISSDLIEFLIPATICVTAIANILPFKAKNNRVVYVLTLFFGLIHGLGFSNYLKELLGRESNILTPLLAFNIGLELGQILILAIYFSLLFITVHLFRVRNDFWRILVSGMAFGISLILMIDKAPALF encoded by the coding sequence ATGAGTTTATTCGAGATGTACCTCAAATTGGGGTTCAAACACATAATTGATATCCATGGTTACGACCACATTGTTTTTGTTCTGGTGCTATGTGCCGGATACAATTTAACCCAATTTAAAAAGGTGCTGATACTGATTACAGCTTTTACCATTGGCCATTCGATAACGCTTGCCCTATCAACTTTAAATGTTTTTACAATATCATCCGATCTTATTGAGTTTCTGATACCGGCAACCATTTGTGTAACGGCCATTGCAAATATTTTACCCTTCAAAGCCAAAAACAACCGTGTAGTTTATGTGCTCACGCTGTTTTTTGGTCTTATTCATGGTTTGGGTTTTTCCAATTACCTGAAAGAACTGCTTGGAAGAGAATCGAATATTTTAACGCCACTGCTGGCCTTTAATATCGGGCTAGAATTGGGGCAGATTCTTATCCTTGCCATTTATTTCTCTTTGCTGTTTATTACTGTTCATCTATTCAGGGTAAGAAACGATTTCTGGCGCATTCTTGTATCGGGAATGGCGTTTGGAATTTCGCTTATTCTGATGATCGATAAAGCTCCTGCTTTGTTTTAG
- a CDS encoding FecR domain-containing protein, protein MNLYHQLIENPLFFKWIYHNTPEINSYWEHFLNEHPDDATVIREFKEGFERHLQYDKQQLTEKEKKDLALRILKELEHVDNRKKQRRIVRLTMRYAAIAILFLMVGSAVTWFLLEDKISDRYAHFPPPQNLNIQDPTLIIENEQEVALNKGKSELEYSDEGKIIVDKQQVIEDDNSEAVKMNTLVIPYGNHSTITLSDGTKVWLNAGSRLMYPSRFVDKNREVLLIGEAFFEVSKMEDKPFIVQTPDIEIKVLGTQFNVSAYPDENIAHAVLTEGSVEISHKNQGVFDRDIVLRPGQLVAYNKQNSSTNIYDVETEYFTSWKEGYLTFTNSDLNRVVKKLERYYNIHLRYADPLDGSMRISGKLDITKSQDVIFEYMNSLTNLNFVKINERNYLIK, encoded by the coding sequence ATGAACTTATATCATCAACTGATAGAGAATCCTCTATTCTTTAAGTGGATATATCATAATACTCCGGAAATTAATTCATACTGGGAACATTTTCTGAATGAACACCCTGATGATGCAACAGTTATTCGTGAATTTAAAGAAGGATTTGAGCGTCATCTTCAATATGATAAGCAGCAACTTACTGAAAAAGAAAAGAAAGATCTGGCCTTAAGAATTCTGAAGGAATTAGAGCATGTTGACAATCGAAAAAAACAACGGAGAATTGTTCGTCTCACCATGCGCTATGCAGCTATAGCTATCCTGTTTCTGATGGTAGGAAGTGCTGTAACATGGTTTTTGCTTGAGGATAAAATTTCAGACCGTTATGCACATTTCCCACCTCCACAAAATTTGAATATCCAGGATCCAACACTGATAATTGAGAATGAACAGGAAGTTGCTTTAAATAAAGGAAAATCGGAACTGGAATATTCTGATGAAGGAAAAATTATTGTCGACAAACAACAAGTAATTGAAGACGACAATTCCGAAGCGGTAAAAATGAATACATTGGTAATTCCTTATGGAAATCATTCTACAATTACATTATCCGATGGTACAAAAGTTTGGCTTAATGCAGGTAGCCGTTTGATGTATCCATCGAGGTTTGTTGATAAAAATCGCGAAGTTTTATTGATTGGAGAGGCATTCTTTGAAGTTAGTAAAATGGAAGACAAGCCATTTATTGTACAAACTCCTGACATTGAAATAAAAGTACTAGGAACCCAGTTTAATGTATCTGCTTATCCCGACGAAAATATTGCCCATGCCGTATTAACTGAAGGGAGCGTTGAAATAAGTCACAAAAACCAAGGGGTTTTTGATCGCGACATTGTATTACGCCCAGGTCAGTTGGTTGCATATAATAAACAAAATTCTTCTACAAATATTTACGATGTAGAAACCGAATACTTTACCAGTTGGAAAGAAGGTTATCTAACCTTTACCAATAGCGACTTAAATCGTGTGGTAAAAAAACTCGAGCGCTATTATAACATCCACTTAAGGTATGCTGATCCGCTTGATGGATCCATGCGAATATCAGGAAAACTTGATATTACAAAAAGCCAGGATGTAATATTTGAGTACATGAATTCATTAACTAACTTAAACTTTGTGAAAATCAATGAAAGAAATTACTTAATTAAATAA